A window of the Nitrosopumilus ureiphilus genome harbors these coding sequences:
- a CDS encoding U6 snRNA-associated Sm-like protein LSm6, with protein MSQSNSAKRPLTTLQKSTKKKVTVRLKNEVEYKGKMDNVDSYMNLIMTDAEELHDGKTIANYGRVIVRGNNVLFIKLENEL; from the coding sequence GTGTCCCAATCAAATAGTGCAAAAAGACCTCTAACAACTCTTCAGAAAAGTACAAAGAAGAAAGTTACAGTAAGACTGAAAAACGAAGTAGAGTATAAAGGAAAAATGGACAATGTTGATTCATACATGAATTTGATTATGACTGATGCTGAAGAGCTTCATGATGGTAAAACAATTGCAAACTATGGAAGAGTAATCGTAAGAGGCAATAATGTATTATTTATCAAACTAGAAAATGAACTCTAG